AGCAAAGGCACAGACTTTTGTGGATGATGCCGTGTTCAAGACCTGGATTGAAACAGGACTGTTTGGTCTTTTGATTGTCGGTTGGTTGGTTTGGAACATTGTCACAAATTCCTGGCGGTTAAATGTTGGGGGAAAATCGGTGGAAGAAAAATATTTTGGCATAGCGTTGTTTGCGACAACTGTTGGTTTGTTTGTATTGTCATTTTTTCTAGATATTCCGGAAACTTTTCCGGTGGCATTGTATTGGTGGACGTTGGTGGGAGTGGGGCAGGCGGTGCCGTGCTTAAAGAATGATGAATAATGATTATTGAATGATGAATACTCGCGGTGTTGCGACAAAAAGTCTCAATGGCGCTTGAAGGAGAATACGTGTCGTTGCCAGAAGTAGTTTGTCAATAACCGTTATTTGTGGCTAAATATAGAACAGAACATCAAATGAAAGCCCATATCCAAATTGTTGGTTGGAATCATTACCATTACATCGGTACGTGTATTTTGTCGTGTCAAAAACAGACCGTTTCGGTACCGATTATTTATATTGATAATGATTCAAAAGACGAGTCGGTGGCATATATTAGAAAGAATTATCCGGATGTTGTGATTGTTGAAAACAAGGAAAATCGTGGGTATGCCGGTGGTCACAATGATGGTTTTAAAGTAATTAGCGACTCGGAAGTGGTTATCTGTCTTAATCCGGACGTTGTTCTGGAAAAAGATTTTGTCGAAAAAATATTGCAAAAATTTGAATCAGAAGGAAAAGTGGGTGCGGTGGTTCCGCTCTTGTTCCGCGGAAAATCGCGGGACAAGGAAGGCAAGATGCGAATTGTTGTTGATTCCTACGGGACAAGGTTACGAAAAAATTTGAATGTGGAAAATATTTTGGAAGGAGAGTTTTGGGAGGAAACTACTGCTAATCAGGGTCCGACCCTGTCTGCAGGGACGGACCCTGGCGCAACTAATTCGTTGCCACAACCTTGGGGTTTTACGGGTGCGGCGGTGGCTTTTTCCAGAAATGCGATTAACGACCTGAAAGACGAAAAAGGAAATTTTTTTGATGAGGATTTGCATTCCTACCGCGAGGATGTGGATATATCATGGCGTTTGAATCGAAAGGGCTGGAAAATTGTGGGTGCGTCGGATGTGCGGGCTTGGCACGCGCGCGTGGCGCGCAAAGGCGAAATGAAATCGGCAAATATTGTTCGCCTGTCGTGGCGGAACTATTTTCTGGTTGTTATTAAAAATGTCTCCACAGAAATGATTAAAAAGAACTGGTTTCCGTTCGGCGTGCAGATATTGGCGCGTATTGGTCAGTTTGTGGTTACGCCACAACTCTGGGGCGGTTTGGTGACGTTTTTAGGGCTTATTCCTTTATTTCTCAAGAAGCGCAAACGGGCGTTAATATAGGAGTTACACTCAAATGCCTAAATTTTCCATTGTTATTGTGAATTTTTATTCCGGCCTTCTTACAAAGGCTTGTATTCAATCGGTACGAAAGACGTATGCCGGTTCTGATTATGAAGTAATGGTGGTGGATAATGATTCTAAAGATGATAGTCGCGAGATCCTTACTTCGGAGATTGATAATATAAAGGTGAAATTTACCGGAAAAAATCTTGGTTATGCCAAGGCGGTAAATATCGCGCTACGGGAAACGACCGGCGAATATATTATCTTGCTTAATCCGGATATTATTGCGTTAAAAGGAGGTATCGCTGAATTGATCAAATTTATGGATGAAAATCCTAAGGTGGGAATTGCTTCCGGTCAATTAATAAATCCCAACGGGAGTGTTCAAGACTCCAGTTTTCGTTTTTATAAACCGATGACGATTTTGTATAGACGTACATTTTTCCGTTATTTGCCTCTTGCCAAGCGTCATTTGGATAAGATATTTATGCGCGATGTGGATTTTACAAAGAATCAGAAAGTCGATTGGGTTCTGGGGGCTTGCATGTGCATTAGACGATCGGCTGTAGAAAAAGTTGGTCCGATGGACGAACGCTTTTTTCTCTATTTTGAGGATATGGATTGGTGCCGTCGATTTTGGGAGCAGGGCTTCGAGGTATGGTATGTACCACAAGCCCGATTCGCACATTATCACAAAAGAGAGTCGGCACAAGAACAGGGGGCATTTGCTTTTCTTAATCCCGTGGCGCGGATTCATATCGCATCGGGAATAAAATATTTTCTAAAATACCGGAAAAAAAATGGAGCTTCATAAAATCGCCGTTCAGGGTTTTGAAGGTCCGCTTAATCTTCTTTTGGCGTTAATAGAAGAAGAAAAGCTTGATATTAATCGTGTCTCGTTAGCCCAGGTTACAAACCAGTATT
This window of the bacterium genome carries:
- a CDS encoding glycosyltransferase family 2 protein, producing the protein MAKYRTEHQMKAHIQIVGWNHYHYIGTCILSCQKQTVSVPIIYIDNDSKDESVAYIRKNYPDVVIVENKENRGYAGGHNDGFKVISDSEVVICLNPDVVLEKDFVEKILQKFESEGKVGAVVPLLFRGKSRDKEGKMRIVVDSYGTRLRKNLNVENILEGEFWEETTANQGPTLSAGTDPGATNSLPQPWGFTGAAVAFSRNAINDLKDEKGNFFDEDLHSYREDVDISWRLNRKGWKIVGASDVRAWHARVARKGEMKSANIVRLSWRNYFLVVIKNVSTEMIKKNWFPFGVQILARIGQFVVTPQLWGGLVTFLGLIPLFLKKRKRALI
- a CDS encoding glycosyltransferase family 2 protein, which codes for MPKFSIVIVNFYSGLLTKACIQSVRKTYAGSDYEVMVVDNDSKDDSREILTSEIDNIKVKFTGKNLGYAKAVNIALRETTGEYIILLNPDIIALKGGIAELIKFMDENPKVGIASGQLINPNGSVQDSSFRFYKPMTILYRRTFFRYLPLAKRHLDKIFMRDVDFTKNQKVDWVLGACMCIRRSAVEKVGPMDERFFLYFEDMDWCRRFWEQGFEVWYVPQARFAHYHKRESAQEQGAFAFLNPVARIHIASGIKYFLKYRKKNGAS